A single region of the Triticum dicoccoides isolate Atlit2015 ecotype Zavitan chromosome 2B, WEW_v2.0, whole genome shotgun sequence genome encodes:
- the LOC119368348 gene encoding expansin-B9-like, which translates to MGSLSGVLAFAVLAALAGGGFCASDVPPGPDITADYNQPYLPAKATWYGLPTGSGPEDNGGACGIKDVNLAPYNGMIACGNLPIFKDGKGCGSCFQIRCTNHSACSKKPVGVVITDMNYELLSPYRFDLSGKSFGAMAKSGKEQELRSAGMIDLQFRRVRCQYAPGTKIVFHVEKGSHANYLAVLVKFVAHEGTIVQMEIREKKSKQWKKMEHSWGAIFRVDRVEPLVGPFSFRLTTESGRRRIAHKVIPAGWTADTTYKSDVQF; encoded by the exons ATGGGATCTCTCTCCGGCGTCCTAGCCTTTGCCGTcttggcggcgctcgccggcggcggCTTCTGCGCCTCGGACGTGCCGCCCGGCCCCGACATCACGGCGGACTACAACCAACCGTACCTTCCCGCCAAGGCCACCTGGTACGGCCTGCCCACCGGCTCCGGCCCCGAAGACAACG GTGGCGCATGCGGGATCAAGGACGTGAACCTGGCTCCCTACAACGGCATGATAGCCTGCGGCAACCTCCCCATCTTCAAGGACGGCAAGGGTTGCGGCTCCTGCTTCCAGATCAGGTGCACCAACCATTCGGCATGCTCCAAGAAGCCGGTGGGGGTGGTCATCACGGACATGAACTACGAGCTCCTCTCGCCGTACCGCTTCGACCTGTCCGGCAAGTCCTTTGGCGCCATGGCCAAGTCGGGGAAGGAGCAGGAGCTCCGCAGCGCCGGCATGATCGACCTGCAGTTCAGGAGGGTGCGGTGCCAGTACGCGCCCGGCACCAAGATCGTCTTCCACGTGGAGAAGGGCTCCCACGCCAACTACCTGGCAGTGCTGGTCAAGTTCGTCGCCCATGAAGGCACCATCGTGCAGATGGAGATCAGGGAGAAGAAGTCCAAGCAGTGGAAGAAGATGGAGCACTCGTGGGGGGCTATCTTTAGGGTGGACAGGGTCGAGCCGCTCGTGGGCCCCTTCTCCTTCCGCCTCACCACCGAGTCCGGCAGGAGGCGCATCGCGCACAAGGTTATCCCGGCCGGTTGGACGGCCGACACTACGTACAAGTCTGACGTCCAGTTCTAA
- the LOC119365655 gene encoding uncharacterized protein LOC119365655: MAVRALGLAGRALLRPVASPGTQRLLSTDKNSLQVLTNGDPMSRLMQTRKQNDSIYRHFAENDFTRGGSRSSRLNMEITWTAAPRIKIDVLHITPKEKKTFVTVAGVKENRKAGASAGCLEDRKGRSRLARYAGEATGEHMGRSASKIGLKSIVVKVKGCSFFRKKKKVLLSFAAGSRGERVRSLSPK; encoded by the exons ATGGCGGTGAGGGCACTCGGGCTCGCTGGCCGAGCGCTCCTGCGACCGGTCGCTTCACCGGGCACCCAACGGCTGCTGTCGACTGACAAG AACTCACTGCAGGTCCTTACGAACGGCGATCCGATGAGCCGCCTCATGCAAACACGGAAGCAGAACGACAGCATTTACCGTCACTTTGCTGAAAACGATTTTACTCGCGGCGGTAGCAGGTCTAGCCGATTAAACATGGAAATAACATGGACAGCGGCTCCGCGCATAAAGATAGATGTTCTACACATCACACCCAAGGAGAAAAAGACCTTTGTGACCGTGGCGGGCGTCAAGGAGAACAGGAAGGCCGGGGCTTCTGCTGGCTGCTTGGAGGATCGAAAAGGGCGGTCTCGTCTTGCTCGGTACGCCGGTGAAGCAACAGGGGAACACATGGGGCGATCCGCCAGCAAGATTGGCCTCAAGTCGATCGTCGTGAAAGTGAAAGGATGTTCCTTttttaggaagaagaagaaagtgcTCTTGAGCTTTGCAGCCGGTTCCCGAGGTGAAAGAGTGAGGAGCCTTTCTCCTAAATAA